In a single window of the Aridibaculum aurantiacum genome:
- a CDS encoding 3-oxoacyl-ACP synthase III family protein: MKRSMIAGIGMYVPKNVITNNDLTRYMDTSDEWIQERTGIQERRYADREGETTTTMGIAAATMAIENAGLQPTDIDFIIFATLSPDYYFPGCGVLVQRELKMREIGALDIRNQCSGFVYAISVADQFIKTGMYKNILVIGSEKHSFGLDMSTRGRNVSVIFGDGAGAVVLKATDSDRGIMSTHLHSDGESAEILAMYNPGTHANRWGNYADFNDAEIADMFMSHQMVDNAQLFPNMDGQAVFKKAVVKFPEVIGEALAANGLQPADIDMLVPHQANLRISQMVQKMLKLPDEKVYNNIQRYGNTTAASVPLALYEAWNEGKIKEGDIVCLAAFGSGFTWASALIRW; the protein is encoded by the coding sequence GATGAATGGATACAGGAACGTACCGGCATACAAGAGAGAAGGTATGCCGACAGAGAAGGCGAAACCACAACTACCATGGGTATAGCTGCTGCAACCATGGCCATAGAAAATGCAGGTCTTCAACCAACAGATATTGACTTCATCATCTTTGCTACACTAAGCCCCGACTATTATTTCCCCGGCTGTGGCGTGCTGGTGCAGCGCGAACTAAAAATGCGTGAGATAGGTGCCTTGGATATAAGGAACCAGTGCAGCGGGTTTGTATATGCCATTAGTGTAGCCGATCAATTTATTAAAACAGGTATGTATAAGAACATACTGGTGATAGGAAGCGAGAAGCATTCGTTTGGCCTTGATATGAGCACACGCGGCAGGAATGTGAGCGTGATATTTGGTGACGGTGCAGGTGCTGTGGTATTAAAAGCCACGGATAGCGATAGAGGTATAATGAGCACCCACTTACACAGCGATGGAGAGAGCGCTGAAATTCTTGCGATGTACAATCCCGGCACACATGCCAACCGTTGGGGAAACTATGCTGATTTTAATGATGCTGAAATAGCAGATATGTTTATGAGCCACCAGATGGTGGATAATGCGCAGTTGTTTCCTAACATGGATGGTCAGGCTGTGTTCAAAAAAGCTGTTGTAAAGTTTCCTGAAGTAATAGGGGAGGCGCTTGCTGCCAATGGTCTTCAGCCTGCTGATATAGATATGCTGGTGCCGCACCAGGCCAATCTTCGTATTAGCCAGATGGTGCAAAAAATGCTGAAGCTTCCTGATGAGAAAGTGTATAACAACATACAGCGCTATGGCAATACTACTGCTGCCAGTGTTCCTCTTGCCTTGTACGAAGCATGGAATGAAGGCAAAATAAAAGAAGGTGATATAGTTTGTTTGGCTGCTTTTGGTAGTGGCTTCACATGGGCTAGTGCGTTAATCAGGTGGTAA
- a CDS encoding diacylglycerol/lipid kinase family protein: MRKIIYLVNPKSGTSKKGAVQKLIELKTAAKGIHYEIFPTTSTGIYDDLVEKIEQENITDVVMVGGDGTVNQVVKALKECNINFGIIPMGSGNGLAYCAGIPRNPLRALDIIFDGTASYIDAFLINDQFSCMLSGLGFDAQVAHDFANKSARGLLTYTQQSLFQYFKAQPYQFEIVLDNFSFYTDAFLVCIANSNQFGNYVTIAPKASLKDGLLDIVVVQKMNKARLPFAVLRQIRGNNMLETLVENVSKKNVLYFQAESLTIRNLKHAPLHVDGEPRPTEEEYQVKILPKCFKLIMPAV, translated from the coding sequence ATGCGGAAGATAATTTACCTGGTAAACCCAAAATCAGGCACCAGTAAGAAGGGTGCTGTGCAGAAATTAATAGAATTAAAAACTGCCGCTAAAGGAATCCATTACGAGATATTTCCTACTACCTCTACGGGTATATACGATGACCTGGTTGAAAAGATAGAGCAGGAGAATATTACCGATGTAGTGATGGTTGGTGGCGACGGTACAGTGAACCAGGTGGTGAAGGCATTGAAAGAATGCAATATCAACTTTGGTATCATCCCTATGGGCAGTGGTAACGGCCTTGCTTATTGTGCCGGTATACCTCGTAACCCGCTTCGTGCGCTTGATATTATTTTCGATGGCACCGCCAGTTATATAGATGCTTTCTTAATCAACGACCAGTTCAGTTGTATGCTGAGCGGCTTAGGTTTTGATGCACAGGTGGCGCATGATTTTGCCAACAAAAGCGCACGTGGATTATTGACGTACACACAGCAAAGCCTGTTTCAATACTTCAAGGCGCAGCCCTACCAGTTCGAAATAGTGCTGGATAATTTTTCTTTTTATACAGATGCTTTCCTTGTGTGTATTGCCAACAGCAACCAGTTTGGTAATTATGTTACCATTGCTCCTAAGGCAAGTTTAAAAGACGGGCTACTGGATATTGTTGTGGTGCAAAAGATGAACAAGGCACGTCTACCTTTCGCTGTATTGCGCCAGATAAGAGGCAATAACATGTTGGAGACTTTAGTGGAAAATGTATCAAAAAAGAATGTGCTCTACTTCCAGGCAGAGTCGCTTACCATCAGGAACCTGAAGCATGCACCACTGCATGTAGATGGAGAACCGCGTCCAACAGAAGAAGAATACCAGGTAAAGATATTACCGAAATGCTTCAAGTTGATAATGCCAGCGGTATAG
- a CDS encoding COX15/CtaA family protein codes for MQNDRATKVIANWILLGIFMLVIQVLLGGITRLTGSGLSITEWKPIMGALPPMTEAQWQKAFEQYQQIAQYKYLNQHFSIGDFKFIFFWEWFHRLWARIIGIVFLIPFIYFIVKGYFKKWMIAPLVILFILGAAQGFVGWIMVQSGLNENDLFVSHIRLAAHFIAAMILIAYALIFWLRLVVPQQQFVAKPALRNAATAITVLIVIQLTFGAFMAGLKAATIASTWPDINGSYWPENMFANGFSKDAVYNRIAIHFIHRNLAYLLTIIIFIWWIAARKVKASTFFSRYRNASITLVILQVILGVMALLTADKIVPNGFGKFEWSALLHQLNGMLLFLNFIGIIYLAGKPKQVN; via the coding sequence ATGCAAAACGATAGGGCAACAAAAGTTATAGCAAATTGGATCCTGCTGGGCATATTCATGCTGGTCATCCAGGTACTGTTAGGTGGCATCACCCGGCTTACCGGCTCGGGGCTTTCCATTACAGAATGGAAACCAATTATGGGTGCATTGCCACCAATGACCGAGGCGCAATGGCAAAAAGCTTTTGAACAATACCAACAGATTGCGCAATACAAATACCTCAACCAGCACTTTTCTATCGGCGATTTTAAGTTCATTTTTTTCTGGGAATGGTTTCACCGCCTGTGGGCCAGGATCATTGGTATTGTCTTCCTCATCCCATTCATCTATTTCATTGTAAAAGGTTATTTCAAAAAGTGGATGATCGCACCACTGGTTATTCTTTTTATACTTGGAGCAGCACAAGGTTTTGTTGGTTGGATAATGGTACAAAGCGGCCTGAATGAAAATGATCTGTTCGTAAGCCATATCAGGCTGGCAGCACACTTCATTGCTGCGATGATACTGATAGCTTATGCGCTTATTTTCTGGCTGCGACTGGTAGTACCGCAACAGCAGTTTGTAGCTAAACCGGCACTACGAAATGCAGCTACAGCCATAACAGTGCTGATAGTGATACAACTTACTTTCGGAGCATTTATGGCAGGTTTGAAAGCAGCTACTATCGCATCTACCTGGCCTGATATAAATGGAAGCTACTGGCCGGAAAATATGTTCGCCAATGGCTTTTCAAAAGATGCTGTATATAACAGGATCGCAATCCATTTCATTCACCGCAACCTGGCTTACCTACTTACGATTATCATCTTTATTTGGTGGATAGCTGCGAGAAAAGTAAAAGCTTCTACATTCTTTAGTAGATACCGCAATGCCTCTATAACATTGGTAATACTGCAGGTGATACTAGGTGTAATGGCACTATTAACTGCTGATAAGATTGTTCCAAACGGCTTTGGAAAATTTGAATGGTCTGCACTGTTACACCAGCTAAATGGTATGCTACTGTTCCTAAACTTCATAGGCATTATATACCTGGCGGGAAAGCCAAAGCAGGTGAACTAG